One region of Carya illinoinensis cultivar Pawnee chromosome 8, C.illinoinensisPawnee_v1, whole genome shotgun sequence genomic DNA includes:
- the LOC122274157 gene encoding uncharacterized protein LOC122274157 isoform X1, whose translation MSGDDANRNKDNPWPLPDRASQEKEEYTKLWGFFLFSLIGATATTFAVGQLRRTADWIYVQLTRSQPSWKGGTGSSFRSSFQEEARKKYNRRIQEEYEEEMERVERIRRMQSVFNRERNKYKRGYESWRESGPGAYHQHFQRDDWYWKTDTSHKYQRSTYKETPRASAGYWLSHHYSVLGLNRCRTTPYTEAEIKTAFRAKAKEFHPDQNQDNKEVAEAKFKEVMTSYEAIKEERKKFA comes from the exons ATGAGCGGCGACGATGCTAATCGGAACAAGGATAATCCCTGGCCGTTGCCGGACAGAGCCTCTCAAGAAAAAGAGGAATACACGAAGCTCTGGGGGTTTTTTCTCTTCAGTCTAATCGGCGCCACTGCCACTACTTTTGCC GTTGGCCAACTTCGGAGGACTGCTGATTGGATCTATGTTCAG CTGACCAGGTCACAACCATCGTGGAAAGGAGGAACTGGCAGTTCTTTCCGGTCAAGCTTTCAGGAGGAAGCACGGAAAAAGTATAATCGCCGCATTCAAGAGGAGTATGAAGAAGAAATGGAGAGAGTT GAACGTATAAGGCGGATGCAAAGTGTGTTCAACAGAGAGAGGAACAAATACAAAAGGGGCTATGAGAGCTGGAGGGAAAGTGGACCTGGTGCATATCATCAACATTTCCAGCGAGATGATTGGTATTGGAAAACCGATACGTCCCATAAATATCAGAGATCCACTTACAAGGAAACTCCTAGAGCAAGTGCTGGTTATTGGTTATCACATCATTATTCAGTTTTAGGTCTTAACAG GTGCAGAACAACACCATATACTGAAGCTGAGATTAAG ACAGCATTTAGGGCGAAGGCAAAGGAGTTTCACCCAGATCAGAATCAGGATAATAAAG AGGTTGCTGAGGCAAAGTTTAAAGAGGTGATGACGTCATATGAGGCCattaaggaagaaagaaagaaatttgcgTAA
- the LOC122274157 gene encoding uncharacterized protein LOC122274157 isoform X2, with translation MSGDDANRNKDNPWPLPDRASQEKEEYTKLWGFFLFSLIGATATTFALTRSQPSWKGGTGSSFRSSFQEEARKKYNRRIQEEYEEEMERVERIRRMQSVFNRERNKYKRGYESWRESGPGAYHQHFQRDDWYWKTDTSHKYQRSTYKETPRASAGYWLSHHYSVLGLNRCRTTPYTEAEIKTAFRAKAKEFHPDQNQDNKEVAEAKFKEVMTSYEAIKEERKKFA, from the exons ATGAGCGGCGACGATGCTAATCGGAACAAGGATAATCCCTGGCCGTTGCCGGACAGAGCCTCTCAAGAAAAAGAGGAATACACGAAGCTCTGGGGGTTTTTTCTCTTCAGTCTAATCGGCGCCACTGCCACTACTTTTGCC CTGACCAGGTCACAACCATCGTGGAAAGGAGGAACTGGCAGTTCTTTCCGGTCAAGCTTTCAGGAGGAAGCACGGAAAAAGTATAATCGCCGCATTCAAGAGGAGTATGAAGAAGAAATGGAGAGAGTT GAACGTATAAGGCGGATGCAAAGTGTGTTCAACAGAGAGAGGAACAAATACAAAAGGGGCTATGAGAGCTGGAGGGAAAGTGGACCTGGTGCATATCATCAACATTTCCAGCGAGATGATTGGTATTGGAAAACCGATACGTCCCATAAATATCAGAGATCCACTTACAAGGAAACTCCTAGAGCAAGTGCTGGTTATTGGTTATCACATCATTATTCAGTTTTAGGTCTTAACAG GTGCAGAACAACACCATATACTGAAGCTGAGATTAAG ACAGCATTTAGGGCGAAGGCAAAGGAGTTTCACCCAGATCAGAATCAGGATAATAAAG AGGTTGCTGAGGCAAAGTTTAAAGAGGTGATGACGTCATATGAGGCCattaaggaagaaagaaagaaatttgcgTAA